Below is a window of Impatiens glandulifera chromosome 2, dImpGla2.1, whole genome shotgun sequence DNA.
tattttttatttggtatattcagcatttatttttttcagacACTTGTTTAAATCTTCATTCACACATAAGACAATAATTCAATAGGATTTTAGAATGGTGTAGAAAAATTTTAACTAAACTTGTCTAGTTATTTATTCTATATGCAGACTATAAGAATAATTGAAATTTCTTTTAGCATGTTAGTTCTTTCAAATATGTTGAAAAGTTTTAACTTTATTCAATTTCTATAAATAGGcttctttcaaatttattttcgataatctttttatttcaattgaatggataattctaaatataataaaatattaaacatgaagaaactttattatttacaattttattaacaaaatcaGATTGGCGCAGCGAAAGCGTGGTGAGCCCATAATTCAAATGTCTCAGAATCAAAATGTGGTtctgataattatttttcttttttagtgtttaattatttttatctttaattacaTTTAGTTCTCAATATTTCTAAGGTAAATCCAAGATACAATCTGGACAAATGTATTGAAAACATAGAAAGGGGATATGTACATATTTAttgtcaaatttatattttgtaaattaagaGGAATGAAGCTAAAGAATGGTGTAGAAAGATTTTTGGGAGATAGAAGAATCAAATGTGTTGTCAGGAGATGAATGAGAGAAACTTCTATCCCAAATCGAATAATTCAGAAgctttttataaacaatttggattttaaatatgaaaattcaatattcttaaaagattttttcttaaatctaaGAAACAATCATACACAtgttattaaacatatatatttttttttatattacacAGTATTAATTAGTGAACAAATGGGTATTGAAAATAAAGAATGGGATATGTACATATTTGTTGTCAAACTTGGATTTTGTAAATTAAGAGGAATTGCAGCTTAAGAATGGTGTAGAGAGATTTTTGGGAGATAGAACAATCAATTTTGCTGTCATGAGATGAATGAGAAAAACTTCTATCCCAAATCGAAGAATTCAGAAactttttataaacaatttgaattttaaatatgaaaattcaatatttttaaaaaattttattaaatattgtttatctATATCAATTATAGCAACCTCTAATAAGCGGTAAGAATGatcttgaaaagaagattgGTTTACAAAAATTAATCCCTTCTAAGGATTATATGATATATCTAGTCTCTTTGCACATAagtaatcataaataaaatgagtaaaatatttaataatttaaaatgttatatatttttaaaaggatTTTACAAATTAAGAGAAATTTGAGATCAAGAATGGTGTAGATTTTTGAGAGGTAGAAGAATCAATTTTGCTGTCATAAGATGAATATAGACACTTCTATACCAAATCAAAGAATTTCGaatttttatatagttttgattttgaagatgaaaattcaatattcttaaagattttattaaatattgttcatTTATATCAACTCTAGTAACCTCTAATAAGTGGTGAGAATGATCTTGAAaagaagatttatttataaaaagtattttgttattttagtttataattaaaataatatgatgaaatttggattaaattcaagGCTTTATCTGAAATCtggttattttcaaaatttatttttggttttgaggtatttaaaaataagttatttcgGTAAAAATGTTCGAGCTAGTTCGATATTGAGTTatttgggttttaaaaaaaacatcttaatcatattatattagttatattctcaatcatcaaattacttaattcatttaatttaaaatactaaatttatttattttaattttataaattttaaatataaattgtcattttaataatttaatccaaataataataaaaaacccaCATTTTCAttgaatgaaatttgatttcatacctttcaaataattatacaaaaatatcaagCTTATCATTGACACTTTCTTTTCAAAGGTAGAGCCTCGTATAGACGGTGTTCCCTAACCGTCACtagattattaattagtattGTCTACTATTTCGGTAGGATACAAGTATCCGGTTCTAAGTATCTTCGTCTATTGAAACATGGTTTGAAtcttattattaacaaattttagaTTAGTAACCATTTTTTTGgtcttaaattataatttttttgttcgatttatttattttatttctcatcaCTAATATATACACTTAAAATCTACCgtctcttaatttttatatttttgtatgaatGAAAAATGTTAGCATGACCTACACAGTAATGACGTTCACTTTAACATTAGacgttttaagtgagaatcgaacAACAACATAtcatttcttatatattatataaaatcaaaatcaaaattttgttttaaatacatttatatttaaataatcaattttgtttaaagttattaaatattatttaaagtatataaagagcttaaaatattgaaaagctatttaaaatattcaagttCTGATAAGGACaaagtattaaaaattaattatagcaATCCTCCtataaagtttaaattatataaagagcttaaaatattatttgaataaattctaacaacttttataaataaagaaatacagTGTTTAGTTGTACTTTCAATCAAACTTAGGGATTGTTTGagtaagttatttgaaaataatttgtaatttgtttgatCTTGAACTATTTatggtttgatttattttaatagaataatttaaatatataaattttattttaaaatataagaaatatgacTATAATAACtcaagtttaataatttaagtaaaatgatttaaatttaatttaattttaaaatataattaaaaaattaagaaaaatatattttagttaataacttaaacattaagtttatttatttgaatagaattaaaacaaaaatctttaacggttgattaaatttataatatatgatatgACAACTGAATTCTTACTGTTTTTCTccatatatataagtaattaaaaaaataaaaataacgataagtaaaaaatataggTATATATAGAGTTAGTTATTTGCTTACTTacatatcatatttaaaaaatttcatccTCTCTCTCATCGGAGATATAAAGTTTTCACTTCGCAATTCGCAGGTACACATGagatttctattttttaatctattttcattACTTGAATGAAGAATCAAATGTATGAAAAGAGACCCATTtgagaataatttaaatatcaaatttattcaGAAAGTGTTGAACACTAATAGATGTCTATTGTGGATATGAAAGAAATAGAGATTAATCATTGTTGTTACATGTTTAAATGTTGAAGAAATGCTAATAGTTTGTCTCTTCCTCAAGTTGGGAAATATAGGTTTTCGATTAAACAGATTTTTATGGGATGGATTAATTTAATGGGGTATCTTTATGTTTGAATTCATATGCTTATTTCAGCTGAATTCTTTAGTATTTTGTTATACACATGTCTTTTCTTGTGCTGATTTTTGTATCTCTTTGTTGCAGAAATACTTTGTTGcagaaatagaaaaataaagttatataccTTTTTAAAAGCTCATAAAGCAGATTACAAGAAATCAAGTGAAGAATCCAAACTAAACACTACCATATGCTGCGTTTGCTTTATGATAAGAATCAtctgaagaaaatgaagaacaatgAGCAAGGAGATGTTTCAGTTCTTataaagaagattgaagagacaGAGAGCAATTCAAGATCCAAAATTGAAGCCTTAATGTCACATTCCCACTGCCTTCAACTCAAGAGGAACAAAATGACTTCAAACAACATCGAAGCTTCAAGCCTAGTAAACAACCCAAACATCCAAttcaactccaactccaacacCAACACTAACACCAACGAGAGTATGATACTAGAACTGGATGCATTAAGAACAGAGAACAATCGTCTACACAATATAATATCCGAAATGGAGAAAGAGAATAGGAAAACTGTTATTCATCAAAACAACATCATAAAAAAGTTAAGCGACGAGAACAAGGAAGTGAAACAACTAGCGGAGAAGAAGATCAACGAGACAGCTGGAGAGTTATGTAAGAATTTAGAAGATCAAATTCGAATGATGAGCAGGAGAATAAAGGTGGTAGAACAACTTCATATCGAGAACAATGAAGTCTACATGAAAACAAGAGACAAGTATTCAAAAGAGAAAACTGATATGATAATTATTGAGGACATGATGAAGGAACTCAACAGGGTGGGAGTTAAGTTCGAGGAATTCAGTGATGATATTATGAAGAGGGTTTCGATGTTTTCTTGTTGGGATGTGTTTGCGAAGGAATGGGCTAGGAAGAAAGGAATGGAGGAGAAGGAACGAGAAGAAGAGATAATGGAATTAAGGGAGAGGGTGAAGGAAATAGAGAAGGTTGTGAATgagaaggaagaagagattGCTATGATTGgggaggagaagaaggaggcTATTAGACAGTTATGTGTTTGGACTGATTATCATCGAAACAATAGGAGGGGTTACTTGAAGGAAACTGTCTCAAGAAATCGTCGAAACTTCAGGATTTTGCGAATTATGAAGAGCTCAAGTATGATGTAGAATTTTTGCAGGGATGAACGACAACGCTtctattttaaaacaaatcattcAACATTAAAGAAAGCTTggattttgaattaataaatttaatattgttcaatatttggttaaACTGAACTATATTAGCAACCTCTAATAAGCTTATGAAACatgaataaaatgtattatttaccattattttattaaaattatattattaaaatcagAGTAGCGCGATGGAAGTTTTGTGGGTCCATAACCCACATGTCCAGATCGAAACC
It encodes the following:
- the LOC124924249 gene encoding COP1-interactive protein 1-like; translated protein: MLRLLYDKNHLKKMKNNEQGDVSVLIKKIEETESNSRSKIEALMSHSHCLQLKRNKMTSNNIEASSLVNNPNIQFNSNSNTNTNTNESMILELDALRTENNRLHNIISEMEKENRKTVIHQNNIIKKLSDENKEVKQLAEKKINETAGELCKNLEDQIRMMSRRIKVVEQLHIENNEVYMKTRDKYSKEKTDMIIIEDMMKELNRVGVKFEEFSDDIMKRVSMFSCWDVFAKEWARKKGMEEKEREEEIMELRERVKEIEKVVNEKEEEIAMIGEEKKEAIRQLCVWTDYHRNNRRGYLKETVSRNRRNFRILRIMKSSSMM